From the Lolium rigidum isolate FL_2022 chromosome 2, APGP_CSIRO_Lrig_0.1, whole genome shotgun sequence genome, one window contains:
- the LOC124686586 gene encoding flavin-containing monooxygenase FMO GS-OX-like 4, which translates to MPSRSLRVAVIGAGAAGLVAARELRREGHAPVVFERTDDVGGTWVYDDADATAPRDPLGARRSNLYASLRTNLPRQSMGFLDFPFAAGPDGDPRTFPGHEEVLRYLREFARRFDLHGLVRLETEVVRVSRDANANSSWRVRYSRKLAGSEKREEEEEEVFDAVVVCNGHYYQPHVADIAGMDDWPGKQLHSNTYRVPEPFQGQVVVVIGCSVSAMDISRDIAAVAKEVHVASRSAPVATCERLPGHHTNLWFHSMVDHAEEDGSVVFQDGSRIKADVILHCTGYEYSFPFLGDDATISVDDNRVGPLYKHVFPPQVAPQLSFIGLPLKVIPFTLFELQSNWVAGVLSGRIELPSEEEMMREVMAFYSGLDACGRPRRYTHVLGDLEFEYENWLAEQCRRECIEDWRREMFAVAMEDNVDHHGNHRDMWDRGHRDHLLVQANREFTQYFPAVVSHNPPLLNCSQKKKNTP; encoded by the exons ATGCCGTCGCGCTCGCTCCGCGTAGCCGTCATCGGCGCCGGGGCCGCCGGCCTGGTGGCGGCGCGGGAGCTCCGGCGCGAGGGCCACGCCCCCGTCGTGTTCGAGCGCACCGACGACGTGGGGGGCACCTGGGTCTACGACGACGCCGACGCAACCGCCCCGCGGGACCCGCTCGGCGCCCGGCGGTCGAACCTCTACGCCTCCCTCCGCACCAATCTCCCCCGCCAGAGCATGGGCTTCCTGGACTTCCCCTTCGCCGCCGGCCCTGACGGCGACCCCCGCACGTTCCCCGGGCACGAGGAGGTGCTCCGGTACCTCCGGGAGTTCGCGCGGCGGTTCGACCTCCACGGGCTTGTCCGGCTCGAGACGGAAGTCGTCAGGGTGAGCAGGGACGCGAACGCGAACTCGAGCTGGCGCGTCAGGTACTCGAGGAAGTTGGCCGGCAGCGAGAAgcgcgaagaggaggaggaggaggtgttcgacgccgtcgtcgtctgCAACGGCCACTACTACCAGCCGCACGTCGCCGATATCGCCG GCATGGATGATTGGCCTGGGAAGCAGCTGCACAGCAACACTTACCGTGTGCCCGAACCTTTTCAGGGTCAA GTCGTGGTGGTGATAGGGTGTTCAGTGAGTGCAATGGATATTTCGAGGGACATCGCCGCTGTCGCCAAAGAGGTCCATGTTGCCAGTCGATCGGCGCCTGTTGCCACTTGCGAGAGGCTGCCTGGCCATCATACTAACCTATGGTTTCATTCAATG GTCGACCATGCTGAGGAAGACGGTAGTGTGGTCTTTCAAGACGGCAGTCGTATCAAAGCGGATGTCATCCTACACTGCACCGG GTATGAGTACAGCTTCCCGTTTCTCGGCGACGACGCAACTATATCTGTGGACGACAACCGTGTCGGCCCACTCTACAAGCATGTGTTCCCGCCACAGGTGGCTCCTCAACTCTCCTTCATCGGGTTGCCTCTCAAG GTGATCCCTTTTACGCTCTTCGAGCTCCAGAGCAACTGGGTGGCCGGAGTTTTGTCAGGAAGAATCGAGCTCCCTTCCGAGGAGGAGATGATGCGAGAGGTGATGGCCTTCTACTCAGGCCTGGACGCTTGCGGACGGCCCCGAAGATACACACATGTCCTGGGAGACCTCGAG TTCGAGTACGAGAACTGGCTCGCGGAGCAATGCCGGCGGGAGTGCATTGAGGACTGGAGGAGAGAGATGTTCGCCGTGGCCATGGAGGACAATGTGGATCATCATGGGAACCATAGGGACATGTGGGATCGTGGCCACCGTGACCATTTGTTAGTCCAAGCAAACCGAGAATTCACCCAGTATTTTCCTGCAGTCGTCAGCCATAATCCTCCTTTGTTAAATTGTTCACAAAAGAAGAAGAATACTCCCTAG
- the LOC124691842 gene encoding very-long-chain aldehyde decarbonylase GL1-2-like, translating into MAPPLSSWPWASLRVYKYFLLAPLAWKVGQEWLEQGGAPLWSPWLHLLLLFSARGLTYQFWFSYSNMLFLTRRRRVVPDGVDFRQIDHEWDWDNLLILQTLIGASVVNGPLAPHVRVWDPRGLAIALLLHVGFSEPVFYWAHRALHRAPIFGQYHAAHHSTPVTHPLTAAFGTPLEALLLTLTMGVPLAGAFLMGAGSVGLVYVYLLAFDYLRSMGYSNVEVVSHRVFEAVPALRYLLYTPTYLSLHHREKDSNFCLFMPLFDLLGGTLNSKSWELQKEIYQGKNHVVPEFVFLAHVVDIMSSMHVPFVLRSISSVPFENHLVLLPFWPVAFTGMLLMWCLSKTFVVSSYCLRGRLHQTWTVPRYGFQYFIPAAKKGINHQIELAIVRADRIGVKVLSLAALNKNEALNGGGTLFVERHPDLRVRVVHGNTLTAAVILNEIPSNTKDVFLTGATSKLGRAIALYLCRKKIKVMMLTMSSERFLKIQREAPAEFQQYLVQVTKYQPAQNCKTWLVGKWLSPREQRWAAPGTHFHQFVVPPIIGFRRDCTYGKLAAMRLPKDVQGVGSCEYTMERGVVHACHAGGVVHFLEGWEHHEVGAIDVDRIDVVWKAALKHGFTPS; encoded by the exons ATGGCGCCCCCTCTCTCGTCCTGGCCGTGGGCGAGCCTCCGCGTATACAAGTACTTCCTGCTCGCGCCCCTGGCGTGGAAGGTGGGGCAGGAGTGGCTGGAGCAGGGCGGCGCGCCGCTGTGGTCGCCGTGGCTGCAcctgctgctcctcttctccgccCGAGGGCTGACCTACCAGTTCTGGTTCTCCTACAGCAACATGCTCTTcctcacccgccgccgccgcgtcgtcccCGACGGCGTCGACTTCCGCCAGATCGACCACGAATGGGATTG GGATAACTTGCTGATCTTGCAAACGCTGATTGGAGCGTCGGTAGTCAACGGCCCACTGGCCCCGCACGTCCGCGTGTGGGACCCGCGCGGGCTGGCCATCGCGCTGCTGCTGCATGTGGGCTTCTCAGAGCCCGTGTTCTactgggcccacagggccctgcaCCGGGCCCCGATCTTCGGCCAGTACCACGCCGCCCACCACTCCACGCCGGTCACGCACCCACTCACAG CTGCATTTGGCACTCCGCTGGAGGCCCTGCTGCTGACGCTGACGATGGGGGTCCCGCTGGCAGGGGCCTTCCTCATGGGCGCCGGGTCCGTAGGCCTGGTCTACGTCTACCTCCTCGCCTTCGACTACCTCCGCAGCATGGGGTACAGCAACGTGGAGGTCGTCTCGCACAGGGTCTTTGAAGCCGTCCCGGCTCTCCGATACCTCCTCTACACCCCGAC GTATCTGAGCCTGCACCACAGAGAGAAGGACTCCAATTTCTGCTTGTTCATGCCTCTCTTTGACCTCCTTGGTGGCACTCTAAACTCCAAGTCATGGGAGCTGCAGAAGGAGATCTATCAAG GCAAGAACCACGTGGTTCCGGAGTTCGTGTTCCTGGCGCACGTGGTGGACATCATGTCGTCGATGCACGTCCCCTTCGTGCTCCGCTCCATCTCGTCCGTGCCGTTCGAGAACCACCTGGTGCTCCTCCCCTTCTGGCCCGTGGCCTTCACGGGGATGCTGCTCATGTGGTGCCTCTCCAAGACCTTCGTCGTCAGCTCCTACtgcctccgcggccgcctccaccagacCTGGACCGTGCCCCGCTACGGCTTCCAGTACTTCATCCCGGCGGCCAAGAAGGGCATCAACCACCAGATCGAGCTCGCCATCGTCCGCGCCGACAGGATCGGGGTCAAGGTCCTCAGCCTCGCCGCGCTCAACAAG AACGAGGCGCTGAATGGAGGCGGCACCCTGTTCGTGGAGAGGCACCCTGACCTGAGGGTGAGGGTGGTGCACGGCAACACCCTCACGGCCGCCGTCATCCTCAACGAGATCCCCAGCAATACCAAGGACgtcttcctcaccggcgccacctccaagCTTGGCCGTGCCATCGCCCTTTACCTCTGCCGGAAGAAGATCAAAGTCATG ATGCTTACGATGTCGTCGGAGCGGTTCCTGAAGATCCAGAGGGAGGCGCCGGCTGAGTTCCAGCAGTACCTCGTGcaggtcaccaagtaccagcctgCGCAGAACTGCAAG ACGTGGCTCGTGGGCAAGTGGCTGTCACCGAGGGAGCAGCGGTGGGCGGCGCCGGGGACGCACTTCCACCAGTTCGTCGTGCCGCCCATCATCGGGTTCCGCCGCGACTGCACCTACGGCAAGCTCGCAGCCATGAGGCTCCCCAAGGACGTGCAGGGTGTTGGATCCTGCGAG TACACGATGGAGAGAGGGGTGGTGCACGCGTGCCACGCCGGCGGCGTGGTGCACTTCCTGGAGGGCTGGGAGCACCACGAGGTGGGCGCGATCGACGTTGACCGGATCGACGTCGTGTGGAAGGCGGCGCTCAAGCACGGCTTTACGCCGTCGTGA